Proteins encoded in a region of the Saccharothrix ecbatanensis genome:
- the cydD gene encoding thiol reductant ABC exporter subunit CydD — protein sequence MNFPGAPSAKKPGNGPLGALPALSRSARRALALCAVLAALTAVALVWQAVALASALVTGGSLWVLAGAVVVRAGLAWVTESVAARAAAGAKEELRAAVLDRALGLGPAWIEARGPASLAVVATRGLDALDAYFTRYLPALVTTAVVPVAVGGWIFATDPTSAVLIAVTLPLIPVFAILIGRFTSTRVAAAASALERLSERLAELVRALPVLTAFGRAAAQASAVREVGERYRRATMGTLRVAFLSALVLEIVASLSVALIAVGIGLRLVSGEMTLVTGLIVLILAPECYLPLRAAGAAHHASEDGVEAVRRVAEIPTPAAPSRCEASEGVEVRDLRVRRRGRFAPDGVSFRVRPGEVHRLDGPSGAGKSTLFGVLLGFVPADGGSVVVDRSAIAWAPQRPAFAGRTVADELELTTGRVDHDVLASVAADHLVARPIAELSTGERQRVAVARALTRVRDGASVLLLDEPTAHLDPATAAKVMAAVQQAADDGAAVVLATHRLVGESPAEVAEGRAVSRVVDRPRSPRSPRPTRRVLAGALLGTAASLSGVALTAFAAYLIAKAATQPPILTLSVLVVGVRTFALAKGVLRYLERLVSHDAAFRYAESLRVRLWRSLRPGRAELTKLVDDVDTVRDLVPRVLQPPLVALGVSAAAVLLFTIIEPVAGLALAVALVVGGTLAPVVAVLTERRATAVLARGRRQVSEQVLTLLTAAPDLIAFGADGKVRAELARQDASLARSARRQALGAGAAVCIVHLTTGLASAVCIGLAGGVDPLLVPVLGLVPLALAEVLSALPTAAQHRAALRESYGRIVDQSPGVSSGGRVERVAVGGAVGLEGVTVRWPESAEPVLERVCVDLPAGAKVAVVGPSGVGKSSLFALLLGLLEPERGMVWRPDRVAWCPQEPMLVTTTVRENLRLGDPRADDARLLWALEVAGLRIGLDTVIGPTLLSGGEAQRVALARALLFDADLVLLDEPTAHLDEPAARALLTRLDDVLRDKTVIHITHRPAEADRADLVLDVGEGRMRARAYR from the coding sequence GTGAACTTCCCCGGAGCCCCTTCCGCCAAGAAGCCGGGGAATGGCCCGCTCGGCGCGCTGCCCGCGCTTTCGCGCTCGGCGCGCCGGGCGTTGGCCCTGTGTGCGGTGTTGGCGGCGCTGACGGCGGTCGCGTTGGTGTGGCAGGCCGTCGCGTTGGCGTCGGCGCTGGTGACCGGCGGGTCGTTGTGGGTGCTGGCGGGCGCGGTCGTGGTGCGGGCCGGGTTGGCCTGGGTGACCGAGTCGGTGGCGGCACGGGCGGCGGCAGGCGCGAAGGAGGAGTTGCGGGCGGCGGTGCTGGACCGGGCGTTGGGCCTGGGACCGGCGTGGATCGAGGCGCGCGGGCCGGCGTCGTTGGCGGTCGTCGCCACCAGAGGGCTGGACGCCCTGGACGCGTACTTCACCCGCTACCTGCCCGCTCTCGTGACGACGGCCGTGGTGCCGGTGGCGGTGGGTGGGTGGATCTTCGCCACCGATCCGACGTCGGCGGTGCTGATCGCGGTGACGCTGCCGTTGATCCCGGTGTTCGCGATCCTGATCGGCCGGTTCACGTCGACTCGGGTGGCCGCGGCGGCGTCGGCGTTGGAGCGGTTGTCGGAGCGGCTGGCGGAGTTGGTGCGGGCGCTGCCGGTGCTGACGGCGTTCGGGCGGGCGGCGGCTCAGGCGTCGGCGGTGCGCGAGGTCGGCGAGCGGTACCGGCGGGCGACGATGGGGACGTTGCGGGTGGCGTTCCTGTCCGCGTTGGTGCTGGAGATCGTGGCGTCGCTGTCGGTGGCGTTGATCGCGGTGGGGATCGGGCTGCGGCTGGTGTCGGGGGAGATGACGCTGGTCACGGGCCTGATCGTGCTGATCCTGGCGCCGGAGTGCTACTTGCCGCTGCGTGCCGCGGGGGCGGCTCACCACGCGTCGGAGGACGGTGTGGAGGCGGTGCGGCGGGTCGCGGAGATCCCGACCCCTGCCGCTCCCTCCCGTTGTGAGGCTTCGGAGGGGGTGGAGGTCCGGGATCTGCGGGTGCGGCGGCGGGGGCGGTTCGCGCCGGACGGGGTGAGCTTCCGGGTGCGGCCCGGTGAGGTGCACCGGCTGGACGGGCCGAGCGGTGCGGGCAAGTCGACGCTGTTCGGGGTGCTGCTGGGGTTCGTGCCGGCGGACGGCGGGTCGGTCGTGGTGGACCGGTCGGCGATCGCGTGGGCGCCGCAGCGGCCCGCGTTCGCCGGGCGGACGGTGGCCGACGAACTGGAGTTGACCACCGGCCGGGTCGATCACGACGTGCTGGCGTCGGTCGCCGCCGATCACCTGGTGGCACGGCCGATCGCCGAACTGTCGACCGGTGAACGGCAGCGGGTCGCGGTGGCGCGTGCGCTGACGCGGGTCCGTGACGGCGCTTCGGTGCTGCTGCTGGACGAGCCCACGGCGCACCTCGACCCGGCCACGGCCGCCAAGGTCATGGCCGCTGTCCAACAGGCGGCGGACGACGGTGCGGCGGTGGTGCTGGCGACTCATCGGCTGGTCGGTGAGTCGCCGGCGGAGGTGGCGGAAGGGCGTGCGGTCTCGCGGGTCGTCGACCGGCCCCGGTCGCCTCGGTCGCCTCGACCCACTCGTCGGGTGTTGGCGGGGGCGTTGCTGGGCACGGCGGCGTCGTTGAGCGGGGTGGCGTTGACCGCGTTCGCGGCGTACCTGATCGCCAAGGCCGCGACCCAGCCGCCGATCCTGACGTTGTCCGTGCTGGTGGTGGGCGTGCGGACGTTCGCGCTGGCCAAGGGGGTGCTGCGGTACCTGGAGCGGCTGGTGTCGCACGACGCCGCCTTCCGGTACGCCGAGTCGTTGCGGGTGCGGCTTTGGCGAAGCCTGCGGCCGGGGCGGGCGGAGCTGACCAAGCTGGTGGACGACGTCGACACCGTCCGCGACCTGGTCCCGCGCGTCCTCCAGCCGCCGTTGGTGGCGTTGGGGGTGTCGGCCGCCGCGGTGCTGTTGTTCACGATCATCGAACCGGTGGCCGGGTTGGCGCTGGCGGTGGCGCTGGTCGTCGGCGGGACGTTGGCGCCGGTGGTCGCGGTGCTGACCGAACGGCGTGCCACGGCGGTGCTCGCCAGGGGGCGGCGACAGGTGTCGGAGCAGGTGTTGACGCTGCTCACGGCCGCGCCGGACCTGATCGCGTTCGGGGCGGACGGCAAGGTGCGCGCCGAGTTGGCCCGGCAGGACGCCTCGCTCGCGCGGTCGGCCCGGCGGCAGGCGCTCGGTGCGGGTGCGGCGGTGTGCATCGTGCACCTGACGACCGGGTTGGCGTCGGCGGTGTGCATCGGCCTGGCCGGTGGCGTCGACCCGTTGTTGGTGCCGGTACTGGGTTTGGTGCCGCTCGCGTTGGCCGAGGTGCTGAGCGCCCTGCCCACGGCCGCCCAGCACCGGGCCGCGTTGCGCGAGTCGTACGGGCGGATCGTCGACCAGTCGCCGGGGGTGTCGTCCGGGGGTCGGGTCGAGCGGGTGGCGGTCGGCGGCGCGGTCGGGCTCGAAGGGGTGACGGTGCGGTGGCCGGAGAGCGCGGAACCGGTGCTGGAACGGGTGTGCGTCGACCTGCCGGCCGGCGCCAAGGTGGCCGTGGTGGGGCCGTCCGGCGTCGGCAAGTCGAGCTTGTTCGCGCTGCTGCTGGGTTTGCTGGAACCCGAGCGCGGGATGGTGTGGCGGCCGGACCGGGTGGCGTGGTGCCCGCAGGAGCCGATGCTGGTGACCACAACGGTCCGGGAGAACCTCCGACTGGGTGATCCTCGGGCGGACGACGCGCGGTTGCTGTGGGCGTTGGAGGTCGCGGGTTTGCGGATCGGCCTCGACACGGTGATCGGTCCCACGCTGCTGTCCGGTGGGGAGGCTCAGCGGGTCGCGTTGGCGCGGGCGCTGTTGTTCGACGCGGATCTGGTGTTGCTGGACGAGCCGACCGCGCACCTGGACGAGCCGGCCGCCCGCGCGTTGCTGACCCGGTTGGACGACGTGCTGCGGGACAAGACGGTCATCCACATCACCCACCGGCCGGCTGAGGCCGACCGCGCGGACCTGGTGCTGGACGTCGGCGAGGGGCGGATGCGGGCCAGGGCCTACCGTTGA
- a CDS encoding IclR family transcriptional regulator has translation MVRPDPRGRLPAPASKESSLTLERGLALLQAVADAESEAPSISELAAAIGASRAAVYRLLVPLQSRGLVRREGSKVRLGLGVLRLAANVLPQLRMGAQPALRTLAETVGATSHLTVADGTEAQAVAVVEPSWTAYHVAYRVGSRHPVHRGAAGKAIGLPPEGRQWVQSTGELQPGAYGVAAPVRGVPGLRASVGVVALEKLEGDVVGPHVVRAAQEVADALR, from the coding sequence GTGGTCAGACCTGATCCCCGCGGCCGGCTGCCGGCGCCGGCTTCCAAGGAGAGCTCGCTGACCCTGGAGCGGGGCTTGGCGCTGCTCCAGGCGGTGGCGGACGCCGAGTCGGAGGCGCCGTCGATCAGCGAGTTGGCGGCGGCCATCGGCGCTTCGCGGGCCGCCGTGTACCGGCTGCTGGTGCCGTTGCAGTCGCGTGGGCTGGTGCGGCGCGAGGGGTCGAAGGTGCGGCTCGGGCTCGGGGTGCTGCGGCTGGCGGCGAACGTGCTGCCGCAGCTGCGGATGGGCGCGCAGCCCGCGTTGCGGACGTTGGCGGAGACGGTGGGCGCGACCTCGCACCTGACCGTGGCCGACGGGACCGAGGCGCAGGCGGTGGCGGTGGTCGAGCCGTCGTGGACGGCGTACCACGTGGCGTACCGGGTCGGGTCGCGCCATCCCGTGCACCGGGGTGCGGCGGGCAAGGCCATCGGGCTGCCGCCGGAGGGGCGGCAGTGGGTGCAGTCGACGGGCGAGTTGCAGCCGGGGGCGTACGGGGTCGCGGCGCCGGTGCGCGGGGTGCCCGGGTTGCGGGCCAGCGTGGGCGTGGTGGCCCTGGAGAAGCTGGAGGGTGACGTCGTCGGGCCGCACGTGGTGCGGGCGGCTCAGGAGGTCGCTGACGCGTTGCGTTGA
- a CDS encoding cytochrome ubiquinol oxidase subunit I: MDVLDLARWQFGITTVYHFLMVPLTIGLSLLVAGMQTAWVRTGDRKYLAMTKFWGKLLLINFAMGVVTGIVQEFQFGMTWSAYSRFVGDVFGAPLAMEGLVAFFVESTFLGLWIFGWDRLPKKAHLACVWAFSLATMASAYFILAANSWMQHPVGVELVDGRARLTSIWEVLGNNTVLAAFPHTIFGAFAVAASFLVGIAAWHLWRHTDEGPVWRASVKVGTWVGVVAFTGLAISGDQQAKLMFEQQPMKMAAAEALCHTESPAAFSVFAIGDVTRPDCENVKSITVPALLSFLAHNDFTTEVKGIEELIPQYQEKYGANYPVDPRLGELSGMPIDYVPNLPVTYWGFRLMIGFGAIAVGAGLVIQWLVRGGRVPRGRWFKWLTLGSVATPFLGNSFGWIFTEMGRQPFVVVPNPGGVDGVWMFTARAVSSSTPGEVLTSLVALTLVYGVLACVEVFLIRRYVRAGIAGVLPDDKSGSDEDARSEADDVLSFAY; encoded by the coding sequence GTGGACGTCCTAGACCTGGCGCGGTGGCAGTTCGGCATCACCACCGTCTACCACTTCCTGATGGTGCCGCTGACCATCGGGCTCTCCCTGCTCGTGGCCGGGATGCAGACGGCGTGGGTGCGCACGGGCGACCGCAAGTACCTGGCGATGACGAAGTTCTGGGGCAAGCTGCTGCTGATCAACTTCGCCATGGGCGTGGTCACCGGCATCGTCCAGGAGTTCCAGTTCGGCATGACGTGGAGCGCCTACTCGCGCTTCGTCGGCGACGTGTTCGGCGCGCCCCTGGCCATGGAGGGCCTGGTCGCGTTCTTCGTCGAGTCGACCTTCCTCGGCCTGTGGATCTTCGGCTGGGACCGGCTGCCGAAGAAGGCCCACCTGGCCTGCGTGTGGGCGTTCTCGCTGGCCACGATGGCGTCGGCGTACTTCATCCTGGCCGCGAACTCGTGGATGCAGCACCCCGTCGGCGTCGAACTGGTGGACGGGCGGGCGCGGCTCACGTCGATCTGGGAGGTGCTGGGCAACAACACCGTGCTGGCCGCGTTCCCGCACACGATCTTCGGCGCGTTCGCGGTCGCCGCGTCGTTCCTGGTGGGCATCGCGGCGTGGCACTTGTGGCGGCACACCGACGAGGGGCCGGTGTGGCGCGCTTCGGTGAAGGTGGGCACGTGGGTGGGCGTGGTGGCGTTCACCGGGCTCGCGATCAGCGGTGACCAGCAGGCGAAGCTGATGTTCGAGCAGCAGCCGATGAAGATGGCGGCGGCCGAGGCGTTGTGCCACACGGAGTCGCCGGCGGCGTTCTCGGTGTTCGCCATCGGCGACGTGACGCGGCCCGACTGCGAGAACGTCAAGAGCATCACGGTGCCGGCGCTGCTGTCGTTCCTGGCGCACAACGACTTCACCACCGAGGTCAAGGGCATCGAGGAGCTGATCCCGCAGTACCAGGAGAAGTACGGCGCGAACTACCCGGTGGACCCGCGGCTGGGGGAGCTGTCGGGGATGCCGATCGACTACGTGCCGAACCTGCCGGTGACGTACTGGGGCTTCCGGCTGATGATCGGGTTCGGGGCGATCGCGGTCGGCGCCGGGCTGGTGATCCAGTGGCTGGTCCGGGGCGGCCGGGTGCCGCGAGGGCGGTGGTTCAAGTGGTTGACGCTGGGGAGCGTCGCCACGCCGTTCTTGGGCAACAGCTTCGGCTGGATCTTCACCGAGATGGGTCGGCAGCCGTTCGTGGTCGTGCCGAACCCGGGTGGGGTGGACGGCGTGTGGATGTTCACCGCACGCGCTGTGTCGTCGTCGACACCGGGGGAGGTGTTGACGTCGCTGGTCGCCTTGACGCTGGTCTACGGGGTGTTGGCCTGCGTCGAGGTGTTCCTGATCCGGCGGTACGTCCGTGCGGGGATCGCGGGCGTACTGCCGGATGACAAGTCCGGTTCCGATGAGGACGCCCGGTCCGAGGCCGACGACGTCCTGTCGTTCGCTTACTGA
- a CDS encoding TetR/AcrR family transcriptional regulator: MPPSPARNRRADAQRSRAAILDAAVRLLNANPDAGVEAIATAAGVTRQTVYAHFPSRERLLAAVVDHVTEEAIEAMDAADLDTGPAADALLRLVEAGLRTVWRYPVLLRAIASLPVSPETDHERHAPVADRVGRVIRRGQGTGEFDAGLSAGWLVAVTVKLGHAASEEVEAGGMSYEDATKALRTSLLRVLGTP, from the coding sequence ATGCCTCCCTCTCCGGCACGCAACCGCCGAGCCGACGCCCAACGCAGCCGGGCCGCGATCCTGGACGCGGCGGTCCGGCTGCTCAACGCCAACCCCGACGCGGGCGTCGAGGCCATCGCCACGGCGGCGGGCGTGACGCGGCAGACGGTGTACGCGCACTTCCCGTCACGGGAGCGGCTGCTGGCGGCCGTGGTCGACCACGTCACCGAGGAGGCCATCGAGGCGATGGACGCCGCCGACCTCGACACCGGTCCCGCCGCGGACGCGTTGCTGCGGCTGGTCGAAGCCGGGCTGCGGACCGTCTGGCGCTACCCGGTGCTGCTGCGCGCGATCGCTTCGTTGCCGGTGAGCCCGGAAACCGACCACGAGCGCCACGCCCCCGTCGCCGACCGGGTGGGTCGGGTGATCCGGCGGGGGCAGGGGACGGGCGAGTTCGACGCGGGCCTGTCGGCCGGCTGGCTGGTCGCCGTCACGGTGAAGCTCGGCCACGCGGCGAGCGAAGAGGTCGAGGCCGGCGGCATGTCCTACGAGGACGCCACGAAAGCCCTCCGCACCAGCCTGCTCCGGGTGCTCGGCACCCCTTGA
- a CDS encoding homogentisate 1,2-dioxygenase, with product MAYYRQVGEIPRKRHTQFRTPEGGLYAEELMGVEGFSADSALLYHRHLPTAIVDAVTVEEARGALAPNLPLKPRHFRTPALTWDSSDVDAVTGRRVLFGNADVVIAFVTATAPSPLYRNAAGDELLYVQSGEGVVETIYGALPVAEGDYVVLPTSCTYRVVPGRPMNLLVLEAGGHIGPPKRYLSGKGQFLEHSPYCERDVRGPLEPLIVDGEDVDVLVRHRAGLTRFTYANHPFDVVGWDGCLYPWAFNIRDFEPITGRVHQPPPVHQTFEGPNFVVCSFVPRKVDYHPLSIPVPYNHANVDSDELMFYVGGDYEARKGSGIGIGSLSLHPSGCTHGPQPGAVEASLGVDYFDETAVMVDTFRPLELGEAAVASEDPKYAWSWARRGPDLD from the coding sequence ATGGCGTACTACCGCCAGGTGGGTGAGATCCCCCGTAAGCGCCACACGCAGTTCCGCACACCGGAGGGCGGGCTGTACGCGGAAGAGCTGATGGGCGTGGAGGGCTTTTCCGCCGATTCCGCCCTGCTCTACCACCGCCACCTGCCGACCGCGATCGTCGACGCGGTCACCGTCGAGGAGGCGCGCGGCGCGTTGGCGCCGAACCTCCCGCTGAAGCCGCGGCACTTCCGCACACCCGCGCTGACCTGGGACTCTTCCGACGTCGACGCGGTCACCGGGCGGCGCGTCCTGTTCGGCAACGCGGACGTGGTGATCGCCTTCGTGACCGCCACCGCGCCCAGTCCGCTGTACCGCAACGCGGCCGGCGACGAGCTGCTGTACGTGCAGTCCGGTGAGGGTGTGGTGGAGACGATCTACGGCGCGCTGCCGGTCGCCGAGGGCGATTACGTGGTGCTGCCGACGTCGTGCACCTATCGGGTGGTGCCGGGCCGGCCGATGAACCTGCTCGTGCTGGAAGCCGGCGGACACATCGGACCACCGAAGCGGTACCTGTCCGGCAAGGGGCAGTTCCTGGAGCACTCGCCGTACTGCGAGCGCGACGTCCGCGGGCCGCTGGAGCCGCTGATCGTGGACGGCGAGGACGTGGACGTGCTCGTGCGGCACCGCGCCGGCCTCACCCGGTTCACGTACGCCAACCACCCGTTCGACGTAGTGGGCTGGGACGGCTGCCTGTACCCATGGGCGTTCAACATCCGCGACTTCGAGCCGATCACGGGCCGCGTGCACCAGCCGCCGCCGGTGCACCAGACGTTCGAGGGGCCGAACTTCGTGGTGTGCTCGTTCGTGCCGCGCAAGGTGGACTACCACCCGTTGTCGATCCCGGTGCCGTACAACCACGCGAACGTGGACTCCGATGAGCTGATGTTCTACGTCGGCGGTGACTACGAGGCGCGCAAGGGGTCGGGCATCGGCATCGGCTCGCTGTCCCTTCACCCGTCCGGTTGCACCCACGGGCCGCAGCCGGGGGCGGTCGAGGCGTCGCTCGGGGTGGACTACTTCGACGAGACCGCGGTCATGGTGGACACGTTCCGGCCGTTGGAGCTCGGTGAGGCGGCGGTGGCGTCCGAGGACCCGAAGTACGCCTGGTCCTGGGCTCGCCGCGGTCCTGACCTGGATTGA
- a CDS encoding nuclear transport factor 2 family protein, with amino-acid sequence MNQTVTTDPKQFIADFFSSFTDDIVNSEEDAELVVDRYHTRDVIQFADGNPIDRDKLVAHVRPVRKKKPATRVEVHDALADGDRIAARYTLHVISGGKTLAIDVQFFGRFTPDGRMREGHMLTRSRD; translated from the coding sequence GTGAACCAGACCGTCACCACCGACCCGAAGCAGTTCATCGCCGACTTCTTCAGCTCCTTCACGGACGACATCGTGAACAGCGAAGAGGACGCCGAACTCGTGGTGGACCGCTACCACACCCGCGACGTGATCCAGTTCGCCGACGGCAACCCGATCGACCGGGACAAGCTCGTCGCGCACGTCCGCCCGGTGCGCAAGAAGAAGCCCGCCACACGCGTGGAGGTGCACGACGCGCTGGCCGACGGTGACCGGATCGCCGCCCGGTACACCCTGCACGTGATCAGCGGGGGCAAGACCCTCGCCATCGACGTGCAGTTCTTCGGCCGGTTCACCCCGGACGGACGGATGCGCGAAGGGCACATGCTCACCCGCAGCCGGGACTAG
- a CDS encoding fumarylacetoacetate hydrolase family protein, whose product MSWIDDPEFTADAPFGPQTLPYGVLPGGVAVRVGDQALLLRGLALGERLEPLAATGTLDALLAAGRPAWSELRARLVEIVSATSAPRGAELVALDGAVLPFTVADYVDFYSSRHHAENVGRIFRPDGEALLPNWTHLPIGYHGRAGTVVVSGTPVVRPHGQRRSSSGPVFGPTGRLDIEAEVGFVCGGPVASRLTPSQAADHVFGVALVNDWSARDIQAWEYQPLGPFLAKSFATSVSAWITPLEAFAVARVSPPPMGHDLLPYLVEERSWGLDIDLEVEWNGTVVSRPPFREMSWTFAQQLAHLSVNGATVRPGDLIASGTVSGPARDQRGSFLELSWGGQERVALGDGERTFLEDGDTVRITATAPGEGGSVVGLAEVVGTIAPARER is encoded by the coding sequence GTGAGCTGGATCGACGACCCTGAGTTCACCGCCGACGCGCCGTTCGGGCCGCAAACGCTGCCGTACGGCGTGCTGCCCGGCGGTGTCGCGGTGCGGGTGGGCGACCAAGCCCTGTTGCTGCGCGGACTGGCCCTGGGTGAGCGCCTGGAGCCCTTGGCGGCCACGGGGACGCTGGACGCCCTGCTGGCGGCCGGACGGCCCGCGTGGAGCGAACTGCGGGCGCGGCTGGTCGAGATCGTCTCGGCCACGTCCGCGCCGCGCGGGGCGGAGCTGGTGGCGTTGGACGGCGCCGTGCTGCCGTTCACCGTGGCCGACTACGTGGACTTCTACTCGTCGCGGCACCACGCGGAGAACGTCGGCCGGATCTTCCGACCCGACGGCGAGGCGCTGCTGCCGAACTGGACGCACCTGCCCATCGGCTACCACGGGCGGGCCGGGACGGTCGTCGTGTCCGGCACGCCGGTCGTCCGGCCGCACGGGCAGCGGCGGTCGTCGTCGGGCCCCGTGTTCGGTCCCACGGGCCGGTTGGACATCGAGGCCGAGGTCGGGTTCGTGTGCGGCGGGCCGGTCGCGTCCCGGCTGACCCCGTCGCAGGCCGCCGACCACGTGTTCGGCGTGGCGCTGGTCAACGACTGGTCCGCGCGGGACATCCAGGCGTGGGAGTACCAGCCGCTCGGGCCGTTCCTGGCGAAGTCGTTCGCCACGTCGGTCTCGGCCTGGATCACGCCGTTGGAGGCGTTCGCGGTGGCCCGCGTGTCGCCGCCCCCGATGGGCCACGACCTGCTGCCGTACCTGGTCGAGGAACGGTCCTGGGGTCTGGACATCGACCTGGAGGTCGAGTGGAACGGCACGGTCGTGTCCCGGCCGCCGTTCCGCGAGATGTCGTGGACGTTCGCGCAACAACTCGCGCACCTGTCGGTGAACGGGGCTACGGTTCGGCCGGGCGACCTGATCGCGTCGGGCACCGTGTCCGGTCCCGCCCGCGACCAGCGCGGCTCCTTCCTGGAGCTGAGCTGGGGCGGGCAGGAGCGGGTGGCGCTCGGCGACGGCGAGCGGACGTTCCTGGAGGACGGCGACACGGTGCGGATCACCGCGACGGCTCCGGGTGAGGGCGGTTCGGTCGTCGGGCTGGCCGAGGTGGTCGGCACGATCGCGCCCGCTCGGGAGAGGTAG
- a CDS encoding TMEM165/GDT1 family protein, giving the protein MAPELIALATAFAIVFLAELPDKTMVATLVLTTRYRAWPVFAGVTAAFAIQCVVAATFGGVLTLLPDRVVAGIVAVLFGVGAFLLLKEGFAKDSDEVDGASTGPGQVTFWRAALTSFGVLFAAEWGDASQLATAALSARYASPVFVGLGAFLALTTVAAIAVLVGRKLATRIPTHLIQRVSGCVFAAFAVFALWQAVVA; this is encoded by the coding sequence GTGGCACCTGAACTCATCGCATTGGCGACGGCCTTCGCCATCGTCTTCCTTGCCGAGCTGCCGGACAAGACCATGGTGGCCACCCTCGTGTTGACCACCCGGTACCGGGCCTGGCCGGTGTTCGCGGGCGTCACGGCGGCGTTCGCGATCCAGTGCGTGGTGGCCGCCACGTTCGGCGGCGTGCTCACCCTGCTGCCCGATCGCGTGGTCGCGGGCATCGTGGCGGTCCTGTTCGGCGTCGGCGCGTTCCTGCTGTTGAAGGAAGGCTTCGCCAAGGACTCCGACGAGGTCGACGGCGCGTCCACCGGACCCGGTCAGGTCACGTTCTGGCGGGCCGCGCTGACGTCGTTCGGCGTCCTTTTCGCCGCCGAGTGGGGCGACGCGTCCCAGCTGGCCACGGCCGCCCTGTCGGCCCGGTACGCGAGCCCGGTGTTCGTGGGTCTGGGCGCGTTCCTGGCCCTGACCACCGTCGCCGCCATCGCGGTCCTGGTGGGCCGCAAGCTCGCCACCCGCATCCCCACGCACCTGATCCAGCGGGTCAGCGGCTGCGTCTTCGCCGCGTTCGCCGTGTTCGCGCTGTGGCAGGCGGTCGTGGCCTAG
- the cydB gene encoding cytochrome d ubiquinol oxidase subunit II, which translates to METFWFCVIALLWLGYLFLEGFDFGVGMLLPVLGRSDDERRVLINTIGPVWDGNEVWLLVAVGATFAAFPAWYAALLSSVYLPLVLFLLALIGRGVAFEYRGKVDSARWRRVWDAVIVAGSWTAALGVGLLLSATVFGMPLDAAGDRVGSPFASIRWETLLGAVAVAGYAFVHGAVFLSLKTEGEVRERARALALRVAPFALLPLLVLLLTVQLRFGSTWTWGASIVVALAAFGAYGRLVLRREGQAFALMGVTVAAAVAALFGALYPDVLPSTLDPAWSLTVAGAASSPYTLTVMTWVAAFGTPAVLVYQGWTYWVFRKRVGTRHIPRVHVP; encoded by the coding sequence GTGGAGACGTTCTGGTTCTGCGTGATCGCCCTGCTGTGGCTGGGCTACCTGTTCCTGGAGGGCTTCGACTTCGGCGTCGGCATGCTGCTGCCCGTGCTCGGGCGGTCGGACGACGAACGGCGGGTGCTGATCAACACCATCGGGCCGGTGTGGGACGGCAACGAGGTGTGGCTGCTGGTCGCGGTCGGCGCCACGTTCGCCGCGTTCCCCGCCTGGTACGCCGCGCTGCTCAGCTCGGTGTACCTGCCGCTGGTGCTGTTCCTGCTGGCGCTGATCGGGCGCGGGGTGGCGTTCGAGTACCGGGGGAAGGTCGACTCGGCGCGGTGGCGGCGGGTGTGGGACGCGGTGATCGTCGCCGGGTCGTGGACGGCCGCGCTCGGGGTGGGGCTGCTGCTGTCGGCGACGGTGTTCGGGATGCCGCTCGACGCCGCCGGTGACCGGGTCGGCTCGCCGTTCGCGTCGATCCGGTGGGAGACGCTGCTCGGCGCGGTGGCGGTGGCCGGGTACGCGTTCGTGCACGGCGCGGTGTTCCTGTCGCTGAAGACGGAGGGCGAGGTGCGGGAACGGGCGCGGGCGCTGGCGTTGAGGGTCGCGCCGTTCGCGCTGCTGCCGTTGCTGGTGCTGCTGCTGACCGTGCAGCTGCGGTTCGGGTCGACGTGGACGTGGGGCGCGTCGATCGTGGTGGCGCTGGCCGCTTTCGGCGCTTACGGACGGCTGGTGCTGCGGCGCGAGGGGCAGGCGTTCGCGTTGATGGGCGTCACGGTGGCGGCGGCGGTGGCCGCGTTGTTCGGCGCGCTGTACCCGGACGTGCTGCCGTCCACTTTGGACCCGGCGTGGTCGTTGACGGTGGCGGGCGCGGCGTCGAGCCCTTACACGTTGACCGTGATGACGTGGGTGGCCGCGTTCGGCACGCCCGCGGTGCTCGTGTACCAGGGATGGACGTACTGGGTGTTCCGCAAGCGCGTCGGCACCCGGCACATTCCTCGGGTGCACGTGCCGTGA